GGAGTTTCCTTGACATTTTTCAAACAGAAAAAACCAAATACAATCACTTCAATAACGATGCCAATTCCCAAAATCCATTCTTTAATACCAGAACTTTCGCTAGGGGTCGCAACCCAAATTCCTACTGTATAAAAAATGCTTGCTGCAAACACAAGTATCGTGTAAAGCTTAGCAGACAAGTCAAAAATAATCTTTCCCTTACCTTTCTGACTCTTATGTAGCCAGCTCCAAATAGCTACAATTTGACCTGACACTGAAATACCAGTAATAACTAACTTGGGTTCCCAACTAAGATTAGAACCAAATAAAACAATAAAATCAATAAAG
The Streptococcus toyakuensis genome window above contains:
- a CDS encoding DUF3796 domain-containing protein, with translation MKKSQKMRGLIAMIAVALFIDFIVLFGSNLSWEPKLVITGISVSGQIVAIWSWLHKSQKGKGKIIFDLSAKLYTILVFAASIFYTVGIWVATPSESSGIKEWILGIGIVIEVIVFGFFCLKNVKETPDERFYANLAKAASLMFVFILGALMILAVIIGYMGSLTLYMGQIFFSIAVLICIFAVVYFILERRG